The Leishmania infantum JPCM5 genome chromosome 19 region TGTCACATACACTCCACgttgagggagggggaggagaaaaaTAAAATATCGCGAGAGAAAAAAACTTGCATCTATGAGAGGGAGGAGTCAAGCAGATGCATGACACACACCGCCGGAGAAGGGGAGCGCCACGCCGCAGTCGCCGAGGTCAGCCGTCTGCGGCAGCCACCCTCCTACTCGCACGGCATCCGAAAAACCGGTTTAGCGGGACGCGCTCGACACGGCCTTCGTGCCCTCAGCCATGGCGTGCTTCGCGagctccgccggcagcacaatgcgcaccgccgtctgcaCCTCGCGCGCACCCAGCGTGCGCTTCTTGTTCGCGCGAACAATCGACGCGGCCTCAGTGCAGATGCGCTCCATCACGTCGTTCACGTACGAGTTCACGATCTTCATCGTGCGGTGCGACATCGACATCTGGGCGTTGATCGCCTTCAGCGAGCGGCCCACGTACACGTTCCACGTGCGCTTAGGCTTGCGGTGCGACTTGTGCGGGTTGGAAGCCTTGCGGGAAGAAGCCATGGTGGTGTGAGGGGGGTGGGAGATGTAGTAGAGCGAGGGTGGCTGGACAGCGAAGGTGGGCTGGGAAGCTGTCGCAGAGCCCATGAGGAGAGAAAGCAGGTGGCAAGGGAGGGAAAAGTTGAGGAAGCCAGCGTGGCGGGAAGGCAAAGCGAGGAAGCATGCAGTGGTTACGGGAGAGGAAGACATGCCGCAAGGCGTCGGTACCGCAACGCCTCTCTTCACAGGGTGTATAGGGCGACAGGGCGAGAGGGGCATCATCGGCGGCGTAGCGAGCCGCAGGTGGCACCAAATGGCGTTACAGAATGTGTCTTGTGCTTTGCTCTGCGTTCAGCACGCACCGTCCACGTCGCGCAGCGATCAGTGCGACTGCAGGTCAAACAGGAAGagataaaaaaaaacttgCATCTATGAGAGGGAGGAGTCAAGCAGATGCATGACACACACCGCCGGAGAAGGGGAGCGCCACGCCGCAGTCGCCGAGGTCAGCCGTCTGCGGCAGCCACCCTCCTACTCGCACGGCATCCGAAAAACCGGTTTAGCGGGACGCGCTCGACACGGCCTTCGTGCCCTCA contains the following coding sequences:
- a CDS encoding histone H2B; this encodes MGSATASQPTFAVQPPSLYYISHPPHTTMASSRKASNPHKSHRKPKRTWNVYVGRSLKAINAQMSMSHRTMKIVNSYVNDVMERICTEAASIVRANKKRTLGAREVQTAVRIVLPAELAKHAMAEGTKAVSSASR